A genomic stretch from Rubripirellula reticaptiva includes:
- a CDS encoding DUF1592 domain-containing protein: protein MVNTKNFIVAFVVATLVAAGAVDATADTPALMPEKHLSMFKEHCFECHDGATKEANIDLENLSFDVSKDLATAGLWQKVLGSINSGEMPPEDVEPLGDSVKADFLEDLSQRMVTARQILSDSGGAITLRRLNRREYANTIESLLGVRPDVTTLPDDQATSGFDTVGSSLFFSSDQLEQYLATARATLELALTSKSPIKSKTVRIEPEVEYNPHYAAAAAAMRDIAARSNAFLSQSEKPASDFGLLDEYQARKQRTAEWLPQLEQYLARPETKSGITLIMTIKQGGMTKVKMPVLHENADGKYVIRLRAAMYPDAGERFHYLEFTSGYGTGRKLLGWRKVTAPLNRPEIIEFPIEHSPGQKQQVWIHQRSHQDRGDKNLATLDMRANGIGTPPGIWIDWAELIGPDPVPSRANHSASELLEKVELVTDAKLAKQFLHRFATLAFRGEEPAPEFINRLVDQYLGSLSKGESSVDALIGPMAVVLASPSFMYMVESTGDTSSPRLTGAELAVRLAYMLWSSPPDDQLQALARSGELLNPSVLKQQTARLLADDRADEFVRGFVFQWLQMERLDMFQFDGGDFPTFDNAVRANAREEIFETVHLMLKEKLPLGTLLKSDFVVVNDLMAGYYGISNVQGYHFRKVLVPSDSLRGGLLGTAAVLAMGSDGQRASAVERGAWVLRHLLNDPPPPAPPNVPQLSRLAGEVLSARELARAHQEQPQCTNCHRKIDPLGFGLENFNAAGLWRDKEIIGTGRQKAGKWQIEKVFDIDPSGRLPDGETFADYFAMRDAVARHTDDFAQGFTESLITYGLGRTYGFADHDLAKTIIDAAKPNNYQLSDFIDALVQSPTFQTK from the coding sequence ATGGTCAATACGAAGAACTTTATCGTCGCATTTGTAGTGGCGACTCTCGTTGCTGCGGGAGCGGTTGATGCCACCGCTGATACGCCAGCCTTGATGCCCGAAAAGCATTTGTCGATGTTCAAGGAGCACTGCTTTGAGTGCCATGATGGGGCAACGAAAGAGGCGAATATTGATCTTGAGAATTTGTCCTTCGATGTCAGCAAGGATCTTGCAACTGCTGGGCTTTGGCAAAAGGTTCTTGGGTCTATCAACTCGGGTGAAATGCCACCTGAGGACGTCGAACCACTTGGGGACTCGGTGAAGGCAGACTTTCTTGAAGACTTGTCGCAGCGGATGGTGACGGCGCGTCAGATTCTGAGCGACTCGGGTGGCGCGATCACACTACGACGTCTCAATCGCCGCGAGTATGCCAATACGATTGAGTCGCTGCTTGGCGTTCGCCCCGATGTCACGACTTTGCCTGACGATCAGGCAACATCGGGATTCGATACCGTCGGTTCGTCTCTGTTTTTCTCTAGCGATCAGCTCGAGCAGTACTTGGCGACGGCAAGAGCAACGCTTGAGCTTGCGTTGACGTCGAAGTCGCCCATTAAGTCAAAGACGGTTCGTATTGAACCCGAGGTTGAATACAACCCGCACTATGCCGCCGCCGCAGCTGCGATGCGAGACATCGCCGCGCGGTCGAACGCGTTCCTATCGCAAAGCGAAAAACCTGCTTCTGATTTTGGGCTGCTCGATGAATACCAAGCCAGGAAGCAACGTACTGCCGAATGGTTACCGCAGCTTGAACAGTATCTTGCTCGTCCCGAGACAAAGTCCGGCATCACTTTGATCATGACGATCAAACAGGGCGGAATGACAAAAGTCAAAATGCCGGTACTGCATGAAAACGCCGATGGCAAATACGTGATTCGTTTGCGTGCGGCCATGTATCCCGACGCTGGCGAAAGGTTTCACTATCTAGAATTCACATCGGGGTACGGAACCGGCCGTAAACTATTGGGATGGCGCAAAGTCACCGCGCCGCTGAATCGTCCTGAGATCATTGAGTTTCCGATCGAGCATTCGCCGGGCCAGAAGCAACAGGTCTGGATTCACCAACGCAGTCACCAAGACCGCGGCGACAAGAATTTGGCGACGTTGGACATGCGAGCCAATGGTATCGGGACGCCGCCTGGCATCTGGATCGACTGGGCCGAATTGATCGGGCCAGATCCCGTACCCAGTCGGGCGAATCATTCCGCCAGTGAATTGCTAGAGAAAGTCGAGTTGGTAACCGACGCGAAACTCGCGAAGCAATTCCTGCACCGATTTGCGACGCTTGCCTTTCGTGGTGAGGAGCCTGCACCCGAGTTCATCAATCGACTGGTTGATCAGTATTTAGGCAGCCTCAGCAAGGGCGAGTCTTCGGTTGATGCATTGATCGGCCCGATGGCAGTCGTGCTTGCATCGCCCAGTTTTATGTACATGGTCGAGTCAACGGGCGACACATCTTCGCCGCGATTGACGGGGGCGGAACTTGCTGTGCGACTGGCGTACATGCTTTGGAGTTCGCCGCCCGATGATCAACTGCAAGCATTGGCCCGCAGCGGTGAACTTTTGAATCCAAGTGTGTTGAAACAACAAACCGCACGATTGTTGGCAGATGATCGAGCGGACGAGTTTGTTCGTGGGTTCGTGTTTCAATGGTTGCAAATGGAACGGCTGGACATGTTTCAGTTTGACGGTGGGGATTTCCCGACCTTCGACAATGCCGTTCGCGCAAATGCTCGCGAAGAGATCTTTGAAACCGTGCATCTGATGTTGAAGGAAAAGCTGCCTCTTGGGACATTGCTGAAGTCGGATTTTGTAGTCGTCAATGATTTGATGGCTGGCTATTACGGTATTTCCAACGTTCAGGGATATCACTTTCGCAAAGTGCTGGTGCCGTCTGATTCGCTGCGTGGTGGACTGCTTGGCACGGCGGCGGTTCTTGCGATGGGCTCGGATGGTCAGCGAGCATCCGCGGTCGAGCGAGGGGCGTGGGTTCTGCGTCACTTGTTAAACGATCCGCCACCACCGGCACCGCCAAACGTCCCCCAGCTTAGCCGGCTGGCCGGCGAAGTTCTGTCGGCGCGAGAACTTGCTCGCGCCCACCAGGAGCAGCCTCAGTGCACGAACTGTCACAGAAAGATTGACCCGCTTGGCTTTGGGCTGGAAAACTTTAACGCGGCGGGATTGTGGCGAGATAAAGAGATCATCGGCACTGGAAGGCAGAAGGCCGGTAAGTGGCAAATCGAAAAGGTGTTCGATATCGATCCAAGTGGACGACTTCCGGACGGTGAGACTTTCGCCGACTATTTCGCGATGCGTGACGCGGTAGCTCGCCACACGGATGATTTCGCGCAAGGGTTTACTGAGTCGCTAATCACCTACGGGCTCGGCCGGACCTATGGTTTCGCGGATCATGATCTTGCAAAAACGATCATCGACGCGGCAAAGCCAAACAACTATCAGTTAAGCGACTTCATTGACGCACTCGTTCAGTCACCTACTTTCCAAACGAAGT
- a CDS encoding FecR domain-containing protein produces the protein MNASDLIHRYLLGLCSKAETGDLERLLAADPALRREFAVAAATDAGLRNVAMERQMEPPALSRPGGSLSWAKLMTVLVAIAAVALALVGGAVQFTKTVSVATLVSSENAAWESALPTTVGSSLSPGSLKLIAGIATIRFRSGAEVTLEAPAQFELLTSMRSKLIDGAVIVNVPESAEGFVVETPDGYAVDHGTQFAVSVQGELAKSDFEVLKGEISVHHPASGKDFRLTDRQGAAMTHKTLIPYDGERPEAAFADTLPLIRVGTEGQSSYVIRNNRRGKWIHPEMLVVKWVDDRKWDSRAFFSMDVSSVDLTSVTSVRLRLNQVASGKGFASRLPVVNTFAVYGITHVDKQVWGVDPTWEDAPDVDDGVLLGVFDIPRSQQKGVVGIETSELLDFLKADPDGKVTFVLVRTTGLIEGEDRGLAHAFANDANPEASGPLLEFTIK, from the coding sequence ATGAATGCGAGCGATTTAATTCATCGTTATTTGTTGGGGCTTTGTTCGAAAGCCGAGACGGGCGATCTAGAGCGGTTGTTGGCTGCCGATCCCGCATTGCGCCGAGAGTTTGCAGTCGCGGCGGCGACGGATGCGGGTTTGCGAAACGTGGCGATGGAACGCCAGATGGAGCCGCCTGCTTTGTCGCGTCCGGGCGGCTCGCTTTCGTGGGCAAAACTGATGACGGTTTTGGTTGCAATCGCTGCGGTGGCGCTGGCGTTGGTGGGCGGTGCAGTTCAGTTCACAAAGACAGTGTCGGTTGCGACGTTGGTGTCGAGTGAAAATGCAGCTTGGGAAAGTGCGCTGCCGACGACGGTGGGATCATCGCTTTCGCCGGGATCGCTAAAGTTGATAGCGGGAATCGCGACGATCCGCTTTCGTTCCGGCGCCGAGGTGACATTGGAAGCGCCAGCTCAGTTTGAGCTGCTGACATCGATGCGCAGTAAGTTGATCGACGGTGCCGTAATCGTGAACGTCCCCGAATCGGCGGAGGGTTTTGTCGTTGAGACGCCCGATGGATATGCGGTCGATCACGGAACCCAGTTCGCTGTTTCGGTTCAAGGGGAACTAGCGAAGTCGGATTTCGAAGTGCTGAAAGGTGAGATTTCGGTTCACCATCCTGCGTCCGGGAAAGACTTTCGGCTAACCGATCGCCAAGGTGCTGCGATGACTCACAAAACACTGATTCCTTACGATGGTGAAAGGCCCGAGGCTGCCTTTGCAGACACTTTGCCGCTGATTCGTGTGGGTACCGAGGGTCAGTCGTCCTATGTCATCCGGAACAATCGCCGTGGCAAATGGATTCATCCCGAAATGTTGGTGGTGAAGTGGGTCGACGATCGTAAGTGGGACAGCCGAGCGTTCTTTTCGATGGATGTTTCATCAGTGGATTTGACATCGGTAACATCGGTTCGCCTGCGTTTGAACCAGGTTGCCAGTGGTAAAGGATTCGCTTCTCGATTGCCGGTGGTCAATACATTTGCAGTCTACGGAATCACGCATGTCGACAAGCAAGTTTGGGGCGTGGACCCGACATGGGAAGATGCGCCGGATGTCGACGACGGCGTTTTGCTTGGCGTCTTTGACATTCCACGCAGTCAACAAAAGGGCGTCGTCGGAATCGAAACTAGCGAGTTGCTGGATTTTTTGAAGGCGGACCCAGACGGCAAGGTGACGTTTGTTTTGGTACGGACGACGGGGCTGATCGAAGGCGAGGATCGCGGGCTCGCTCACGCGTTTGCTAACGACGCGAACCCCGAAGCATCCGGTCCGCTGCTTGAATTTACGATTAAGTGA
- a CDS encoding sigma-70 family RNA polymerase sigma factor produces MSRSNDPTRAISEGEFMRLFLKHEPALRAFARSILPNWNAVDDAIQEASVTMWEKLGQLRDEEGFLPWAKVILRFKCLSAVSGLRRNGHLLSDEVLKQIADEAESIDAGEIVEIREALNSCLTQFSASHQQLLLAPYSGGGRIQQLAETSGKSVNAFYKLLARLRLKLADCVRGRLQPEAT; encoded by the coding sequence ATGTCCCGTTCTAACGATCCAACCCGAGCGATTTCTGAAGGCGAGTTCATGCGGCTTTTTTTGAAGCATGAACCGGCCCTGCGTGCCTTTGCGCGGTCGATTTTGCCAAACTGGAACGCCGTTGACGACGCGATTCAAGAAGCCAGCGTCACGATGTGGGAAAAGCTGGGGCAATTGCGAGACGAAGAGGGTTTTTTACCTTGGGCAAAGGTAATCCTGCGGTTCAAGTGTTTGTCGGCTGTTTCGGGATTGCGCAGGAATGGGCATTTGCTAAGCGACGAGGTTCTGAAGCAGATCGCCGATGAGGCTGAGTCGATCGACGCGGGCGAGATTGTCGAGATTCGCGAGGCATTGAATTCGTGCCTGACACAGTTTTCTGCGTCGCATCAGCAACTCTTGTTGGCGCCCTATTCGGGTGGTGGCCGGATCCAGCAACTCGCCGAGACCAGTGGGAAGTCTGTCAATGCATTCTATAAGTTGCTGGCGCGTCTACGTTTAAAACTTGCGGATTGCGTTCGCGGTCGACTGCAACCCGAGGCGACTTAG
- a CDS encoding DUF1501 domain-containing protein: MNPEKLSSIGRSLLDRRAFLGQSGMSMGAIALSQLLAQDKLLGADQLGPIRPDIDDKNPYAARPPHFEMPAKQVLVIYLPGAVSHLDTFDYKPDLYKLDGQKPPGMPEITFEGPTGNIAKPFWDFKPRGESGKMVSDLLPNLANMVDDFCFVHSLSTQTSAHPQGENFFNTGFTMEGFPSFGSWVTYALGCETSELPAFVAINDPRGMARSGKNNFGSGFLPAAFQGTDFTASAPPSNLSRPAGYDAASDRASVALLQKLNAQHLQQFPGDADLAGRIASYELAGRMQTSVPDVMDIANEPKHVHDAYGTDTGTDLKKAYANNCILARRLLEKGVRVVQLFNGSDPAGGNGITNWDSHSDILKTHGMQAEIMDQPTAALIADLKQRGMLEHTLVVWCTEFGRMPFLQANGTGRDHNPDAFTCFMAGAGVKKGFSYGESDEFGFKAAVDEVSVYDFNATLLHLMGLNHEQLTYYHNGLERRLTNVHGNVIKGILA, translated from the coding sequence ATGAACCCAGAAAAACTATCATCGATCGGGCGATCCTTACTTGATCGCCGCGCGTTCCTCGGTCAATCCGGTATGTCGATGGGAGCCATTGCGTTGTCGCAATTGCTGGCCCAGGACAAGTTGCTTGGCGCAGATCAGTTGGGGCCGATTCGGCCCGACATTGATGACAAGAATCCGTACGCTGCGCGGCCGCCACATTTCGAAATGCCGGCCAAGCAAGTGTTGGTGATTTATTTGCCCGGTGCAGTTAGCCATCTGGATACGTTTGATTACAAACCGGACCTTTACAAGTTGGATGGTCAGAAACCGCCAGGCATGCCCGAGATTACTTTCGAAGGTCCAACAGGCAACATCGCCAAGCCGTTTTGGGATTTCAAACCGCGCGGGGAAAGTGGCAAGATGGTTTCGGACTTGTTGCCGAATCTTGCCAACATGGTCGATGACTTTTGTTTTGTTCATTCGCTTTCGACCCAAACCAGTGCGCATCCGCAAGGCGAGAACTTCTTCAACACCGGGTTCACGATGGAAGGCTTTCCGTCATTTGGTTCTTGGGTAACGTACGCTTTGGGATGCGAGACCAGTGAATTGCCAGCGTTCGTGGCGATCAACGATCCTCGTGGAATGGCGCGTAGCGGTAAGAATAATTTCGGCAGTGGATTTTTACCTGCTGCTTTCCAAGGAACCGACTTTACGGCTTCGGCGCCGCCGTCGAATTTGAGTCGACCTGCTGGGTACGACGCTGCGTCGGACCGGGCAAGCGTGGCGCTACTACAAAAGTTGAACGCTCAACACTTGCAACAATTTCCAGGCGATGCGGATTTGGCGGGGCGAATTGCCAGTTACGAACTGGCTGGCCGAATGCAGACCTCGGTACCGGATGTGATGGATATCGCGAACGAGCCGAAACACGTTCACGATGCTTATGGAACCGATACCGGCACGGATCTGAAGAAGGCGTATGCGAACAACTGTATCCTGGCGCGGCGTTTGCTCGAAAAGGGTGTTCGAGTCGTGCAGCTATTCAATGGCAGTGACCCGGCCGGTGGCAACGGCATCACGAATTGGGATTCGCATAGCGACATATTAAAGACGCACGGAATGCAGGCCGAGATCATGGACCAGCCGACGGCGGCGTTGATCGCCGACCTGAAGCAGCGTGGGATGTTGGAACACACGCTCGTCGTTTGGTGCACCGAGTTCGGTCGCATGCCGTTCTTGCAAGCTAACGGTACCGGTCGTGATCACAATCCCGATGCGTTCACGTGCTTCATGGCCGGAGCGGGCGTCAAGAAGGGGTTCAGTTATGGCGAGAGCGATGAGTTCGGATTCAAGGCGGCCGTTGATGAAGTGAGTGTCTATGACTTCAACGCGACGCTCTTGCACTTGATGGGACTCAACCACGAACAGCTAACGTATTATCACAACGGGTTAGAGCGGCGTTTGACCAATGTGCACGGCAACGTGATCAAGGGGATTTTGGCCTAG
- a CDS encoding DUF1553 domain-containing protein — MIRISTLALFFVACSFVAFGFSGGLQASEIDFNDDVLPILEEHCLHCHGEDEQESGLRLDMRGRMLRGGDSGLAALVPSHPEKSYLIDVVNHVDEETAMPPDEDKIPAEQIEILTRWIKQGADWPGQMDQVAEDEVDHWSFLPMQTAFDHNSIDQFLESKLGEAGLTFNRAADPRSLIRRASIVLTGIAPTPKRSDDFVAAFAVDADAAYDALVDELLASDHFGERWAQHWLDVIRWAETNGSESNLYRKNAWMYRDYVVRSFNQDKPYNLFIREQLAGDVMGAGDATGFMVAGPHVPSATVGAEETAIRQARADRIDEVLQTVGASVMGVTIGCARCHNHKFDPISIQDYYAMSAAFQDVEFGSRYPELSPEHPRVVREQELRRELNELRGQMRAPGWAWKEDWQGYQEIHFQPKTTREIRVSFDNGWVNADELEIIEAKGGGQNVAQRSFGTVVRGNPATLVDGKPAAKLTDGVFGTKGWIAKSPPKSKERPWVEFEFPEPVTVSTIRISTNREDFLETDYLNGMNKANYGEFKIELRDDEGNWKAFASTAEMQKRKSGKEKRQDLQSKMQDVISELLVQGPQPAFLATFIEPVETFVLLRGSPETPHGKVDAAGPKQLGGTLDLMPDAPGPQRRAALADWLVDPSNPLTPRVMVNRIWHHTFGSGIVSTPSDFGKAGAPPTHPELLDWLANQFIDPSQQTPWSVKRMIRMMVLSRAFRQSSEPEKDGLSKDASAQLLWRYPPRRVEAEVIRDSILQATGRLDESIGGPSYRIHNVKARYAQWEVVDNHSDQTWRRMLYQERMRRVDDHMFTAFDFPDCGQIKAKRPVSTTPLQALNLMNSDFVVEQAAFLAARAKREAGNDTSAQVTRCFELLLARKPTEEEAEEAIDFAKQQSLALLCRTLINTNEFAFLP; from the coding sequence ATGATACGAATTTCGACCCTCGCTCTTTTTTTTGTTGCGTGCAGTTTCGTTGCGTTCGGTTTCTCGGGTGGCCTGCAGGCGAGCGAGATCGACTTTAACGATGATGTGTTGCCGATTCTGGAAGAGCATTGTTTGCACTGTCACGGAGAAGATGAACAAGAGTCTGGTTTGCGACTCGACATGCGCGGCCGGATGCTTCGTGGTGGTGATTCTGGTTTGGCGGCGTTGGTTCCGAGCCATCCCGAGAAAAGTTACTTGATCGATGTGGTCAATCACGTTGACGAAGAAACGGCGATGCCGCCGGATGAGGACAAGATTCCTGCCGAACAAATTGAGATACTGACGCGGTGGATCAAACAAGGCGCTGACTGGCCCGGCCAGATGGATCAGGTCGCCGAAGACGAAGTCGACCACTGGTCGTTTTTGCCGATGCAAACCGCGTTTGATCACAATAGCATTGACCAATTCTTGGAAAGCAAGCTTGGCGAAGCAGGTCTGACCTTCAATCGTGCTGCGGATCCGCGTTCGCTAATTCGTCGGGCATCGATTGTGTTAACCGGCATCGCGCCGACTCCGAAGCGCAGTGATGATTTTGTGGCCGCCTTTGCGGTTGATGCTGACGCAGCCTATGACGCTTTGGTCGATGAACTGCTTGCGTCAGATCACTTTGGTGAACGTTGGGCCCAGCATTGGCTCGACGTGATTCGTTGGGCTGAAACCAACGGCAGTGAAAGCAATTTGTACCGAAAGAACGCGTGGATGTATCGCGATTATGTCGTGCGTTCGTTCAACCAGGACAAGCCATACAATTTGTTCATTCGCGAGCAATTAGCTGGCGACGTGATGGGCGCAGGCGACGCGACGGGGTTCATGGTTGCTGGGCCGCATGTTCCATCGGCTACGGTTGGGGCCGAGGAAACGGCGATCCGCCAAGCCCGTGCTGATCGGATCGACGAAGTCTTGCAAACGGTTGGTGCGTCGGTGATGGGAGTCACGATCGGTTGCGCGCGTTGCCACAACCACAAGTTCGATCCGATTTCGATTCAAGACTATTACGCGATGTCGGCAGCATTCCAAGACGTCGAATTTGGCAGCCGGTATCCAGAGCTTTCACCGGAGCATCCTCGGGTGGTTCGCGAACAAGAGTTGCGACGCGAATTGAACGAGCTTCGCGGTCAGATGCGGGCTCCCGGCTGGGCATGGAAAGAAGATTGGCAGGGATACCAAGAAATTCACTTCCAACCCAAAACGACTCGAGAGATTCGTGTTTCGTTTGATAACGGTTGGGTGAACGCGGACGAGTTGGAAATCATCGAAGCCAAAGGTGGCGGTCAAAACGTCGCTCAACGATCGTTCGGTACCGTTGTGCGAGGCAATCCTGCGACGTTAGTCGATGGGAAGCCTGCGGCGAAGTTGACGGACGGTGTTTTCGGGACAAAGGGGTGGATTGCGAAATCGCCTCCGAAGTCAAAGGAACGTCCGTGGGTCGAGTTTGAGTTTCCAGAGCCGGTAACGGTCAGTACGATTCGAATCAGCACCAATCGCGAGGACTTTTTAGAGACAGACTATTTGAATGGAATGAACAAAGCGAACTACGGCGAATTCAAGATCGAGTTGCGGGACGACGAGGGGAATTGGAAAGCGTTTGCATCGACGGCTGAGATGCAGAAAAGAAAATCCGGAAAGGAAAAACGGCAAGATTTACAAAGCAAGATGCAGGACGTGATCAGCGAACTGTTGGTGCAAGGACCGCAGCCCGCTTTCTTGGCAACGTTTATCGAACCGGTGGAAACCTTCGTATTGTTGCGGGGAAGTCCCGAGACGCCCCACGGGAAGGTCGATGCGGCCGGTCCCAAACAACTTGGCGGTACGCTGGATTTGATGCCCGACGCACCAGGGCCCCAGCGTCGGGCGGCTCTAGCGGATTGGTTGGTGGATCCTAGCAATCCACTAACACCTCGGGTCATGGTCAACCGTATCTGGCATCACACATTCGGGTCTGGGATTGTTTCCACGCCAAGTGATTTTGGAAAAGCCGGCGCCCCACCAACTCACCCCGAGTTGTTGGATTGGCTGGCCAATCAGTTCATTGATCCGTCGCAGCAGACGCCGTGGTCGGTCAAACGCATGATCCGAATGATGGTTTTATCGAGGGCGTTTCGTCAGTCGAGCGAACCGGAAAAAGACGGTCTGTCGAAAGATGCGTCCGCGCAATTGCTGTGGCGATACCCGCCTCGCCGTGTCGAAGCTGAAGTGATTCGTGATTCCATTTTGCAGGCCACTGGACGATTGGACGAATCAATCGGCGGACCGAGCTATCGAATTCACAACGTCAAGGCACGCTATGCCCAGTGGGAAGTCGTTGACAACCATAGCGACCAAACGTGGCGCAGAATGCTGTACCAAGAACGGATGCGCCGGGTCGATGATCACATGTTTACGGCATTCGATTTTCCGGATTGTGGACAGATTAAGGCCAAGCGTCCAGTCTCGACCACTCCGTTGCAGGCGCTGAATCTGATGAATAGCGATTTTGTGGTCGAGCAAGCTGCTTTCTTGGCTGCGCGTGCCAAACGCGAGGCTGGCAATGATACCTCGGCGCAGGTCACTCGTTGTTTCGAGTTGTTGCTCGCTCGAAAACCAACTGAAGAGGAAGCCGAAGAGGCGATTGACTTCGCAAAGCAACAAAGCCTGGCGCTTTTGTGTCGTACACTCATCAACACTAACGAATTTGCATTCCTGCCATGA